The Brassica oleracea var. oleracea cultivar TO1000 chromosome C6, BOL, whole genome shotgun sequence genome includes a region encoding these proteins:
- the LOC106297527 gene encoding uncharacterized protein LOC106297527, with product MAIKTDMSKAYDRLEWVFISAVMSKMGFSSTWIEWIMRCVTSAKDHVLFNGQPRGNITPHRGLGDLLSPFIFILCTETLVSLLNQAEIQGKKTGMCVARASPPVSHLLFADDSLFFCKAEPRECDEVMKVFKTCEEASGQCINFEKSSLLFGKKIPGSVKETIKSSTGITNEEGMRTYLGIPEDISGSKKKLFTFLKDRLQNRVNGWTGRWVTKGGKEVLIKSIIFALPTYVMYTLLLPLETCENLSSAITQFW from the coding sequence ATGGCAATAAAGACAGACATGAGTAAAGCCTACGATCGGCTAGAATGGGTTTTCATCAGTGCGGTTATGAGTAAGATGGGATTTTCAAGTACATGGATAGAGTGGATAATGCGATGCGTAACATCAGCGAAAGATCATGTCTTGTTCAATGGCCAGCCAAGAGGAAATATAACCCCACATAGGGGATTAGGAGATCTTTTGTCTCCTTTCATCTTTATCTTATGCACGGAAACGCTCGTTAGCCTTCTTAATCAGGCAGAGATCCAAGGTAAGAAAACAGGGATGTGCGTTGCGCGTGCTAGCCCCCCGGTATCACACCTTCTCTTCGCTGATGATAGCCTATTTTTCTGTAAGGCGGAGCCCCGTGAATGCGATGAAGTCATGAAAGTTTTTAAGACTTGTGAGGAAGCTTCTGGACAGTGTATTAATTTCGAAAAATCATCCCTGCTCTTTGGTAAAAAGATACCTGGTAGTGTGAAAGAGACTATCAAAAGCTCAACGGGAATCACAAATGAGGAAGGAATGAGAACTTATCTTGGTATTCCAGAGGATATTAGTGGCTCAAAAAAGAAGTTGTTTACTTTCCTGAAGGATCGTTTGCAGAATCGTGTTAACGGCTGGACAGGCCGTTGGGTAACAAAAGGAGGAAAGGAAGTACTCATAAAGTCTATCATATTTGCATTACCTACCTATGTAATGTACACTTTGCTACTACCATTAGAGACTTGTGAGAACTTATCTAGTGCCATTACACAATTCTGGTAG